The region TTCTCCACGCGTCGGAGCATCAGCATCCAGCAGGAGCGGCTGGCCCGCTTCTTCCGGCCCGTCGAGGATGGCCACGAGGCCCTGCCCGCGCTGCGTGAGTACATCCGCTTCGACGGACAGAACCTGGCGGTCCCCGTCTTCGACAAGGTCGCGCTGAACTCGCTGGACCTCATCCTCTGCCGCAACGTCATCATCTACTTCGACCTGCCCACCATCCGCGGGCTGATGGACCGCTTCCTGAGCGCGCTCAGGCCCGGGGGGCTCTTGTTCCTCGGGTACTCGGAGAGCCTCTTCAAGGTCTATGACCGCTTCGAGATGATCGAGGTTGACGGCGCCTTCGTGTACCGGCGTCCGCCCAGCGACAAGGGCTACCGTCCGCCTCCGCTGCGCATCCACCCGTATCCTGGCGCTTCTTCCGAGCAGCAGGCTCGCGCGTCGGAGCCCGAGCCGTTCTCCCCGGCCGTCTACGCGCGCCCCGCGGTGGAGCTGGCCCAGGGGGCCCGCCCTCGCGCGAGCACCGCGGACAGCGCGGCCACCCGTGGGGCCGGCGCGCTCTCCAGTGCGTTCCCCGCGGTGCGCCCGCTGCCCGCCGCGTCCACCCCGGCTCAAGCGTCCGGTGCGCAGCCTCCCGCGACGACGAAGACCCATGACCTGGGCCGTCCCCGCGTCACCGTGGAGCTGCCCGCCGTGAGCCTCGCGGACGCCGTCCGCACGCGGCCCACCGTGGAGCTGCCGGCGGTGTCCGCGCCCGCGCGCACCGTCACCGGTGAGATTCCCGCGGCCACCGCGTGGCCCAAGCTGCTGCCTCCGGCGGAGCGGCTGGCCATGGCGGTGCGGAAGATGACGCAGGGGGATTTCCCCGCCGCCATCCAGGGCGTGCAGCGCCTGCTGGTGGACGAGCCGAGTGATCTGGACGCGCTGCTGACGTTGGGCAACCTCTACTCGCTCACCGGCCGCATCACCGAGGCGCGCGAGGCGTTCGCCCAGGCCATCCAGCGCGAGCCGCTGTGCGTGGAGGCGCGCGTGTTCGGTGGCGTGGCCGCGCTGCAGGCCGGGGAGCTGAGGGAGGCGCGCTCGGAGCTGGGCAAGGCGCTCTTCCTGGAGCCCACGCTCGCCATCGGCCACTACCTGCTGGCGCAGGTGCAGGAGCGCAGCCAGGACGCGGAGGCGGCCCGTCGCAGCTACCGCAACGCGATTGCGCAGCTGCGCTTCCCCCAGCGCACGCTGGCGGGGCACTACCCGGAGATGCTGGACTCGGCCGAGGCCATCTCCCGCGCGGCGCGCTATGCGCTCGCCGCGCTGGAGGAGCAGCCTCCGCACTGAGCGGCGCGGAGGCTGGGGCCTGGGTCCTCAGTCCAGCGAGGTCTTCACCTGGTCCAGCGACTTGCTGGGGTCCAGCACGGCGCCGAACTTCTTCTGGAGGTAGGACTTGGCCTGCCCGCGCAGGAGCATGCCCGGGTCCGTGCCCTCGCCCTCGACGGCCTTGTCGGTGATGACGAACGAGGCGTCCAACTGGATGCCCATCACCTTGCCGACAATCTTGGCGCCCTCGCCCTGCCAGTCGGCCTTCACCCCGTACTTGCCACCCCAGTACCGGAGGAGCTCCTCGACGCGCTGCTTCACCTGGTCCTTCGGCAGGGAGTGGGGGATATCGAACTTCAGCGTTCCCATGGCACGACTCCTGATTTCAGTGTCCTGGCCATTCGTTTATCGACGCCGGGCCGAGAAGGGAACCGCCGAGTCGTCCGCGGACGCACGAATGTCAACGTCCCGGCGCATCACTCCGCGACGCGGCGCGAGCGCTTGAGCTTCACCGGCGGATCCCCGGGCCGCCCCCAGCGCGTCATGTAGGGCGCCAGGTTGAACTTCTCCGCGGTGCGCGGCGAGCTCATCGGGCGCACCTTGCCCAGCACCTTGCGCTCCTGGAACGGCCTGTCGTGCAGCCCCAGGACCCACATGAAGTTGGCCACGCTCGCGGGATCTCTCCCGTCCACCGCGTACTTGTCGTTGAGGTGCGCGATGCGCTTGAGGCCCTCGTCGGGCGTGGCGCTCCACTCGAGGATCTTCTTGCCCCAGAGCATGCGCAGGTAGTTGTGGATGCGGCCGCGCTCCAGCAGCTCGCGCTGCGCCGCGTTCCACAGGCCGTCCGCCGTGCGCGCGTGCTCCAACTGCTCCAGCGAGTACAGGTGCTCGCGCGCATCCTTCTGGTGCGTGGACAGCGTCTCGCGCGCCCAGCCGGGCAGGGACTGCACCGAGAGCTGCCTGTCCTCGGGCGTGTGGAAGCAGAAGTTGAAGCCCAGCTCGCGCCGCACCAGCAGCTCCTCGAGGAAGCTCCTCACCGCGGGGTGGTCCGTGCCGCGCGCGCGGATGGCCGCCCGGGCCGCCTCGCCCGCGAAGAGGTTTCCCCAGTGGAAGAAGGGGGACAGGCCGGACTGGTGCGCGCGGCCTGGATCATTGCGCTCGGTGTCGTAGCCCTCGAGCTTGCCGTGGAGGAAGGCCTCCAGCGTCTTGAGCGCCGCCTTGCGTCCACCGCGCTCCTCGAGCGCCGCCACCTTGTGGTCGATGTGGAAGGCGGACAGCTCCTGCCGGGCCTGCTTCGCGTCGGCCAGCTCGAAGTCCGGCTCCAGGGCCCGTCCCGCGGCCGCGGCCTTCACCGGACGTGAGCGCAACGTTCGTCCAAGGTATTCGGGCCACAGCTTCTGGAGCTTGGGGCGCAGCGTGTAGGCGCCGGCCTGCGCCGTGGCGATGCGCTGCATGGGCACCACGCACGAGGCATCCACCGCGAACAACGGCACGTCCAATGCGCGGGCCGCGCCTCGCAGGTGGCCGGGGATGATGTACGTGGGGAAGAAGTCGGACACCACCGCCGCCGCGCGCTTGCCCAGCTCCGCCAGGCGGGGACGATGCTGCTTCGTCGTGTGCGGCAGCTCCAGCCAGTAGGGCAGGCCGCGCGACGCGAAGGCCGACGCGAGATCCGCCATGCCTTCCAGCGCCCACGCATGGAGCCGGTCCGACGCATGGGGATAGTCCGGACGCAGCGCTTGATACACGACGACGGGCAGCCCCAGCTGATTGCCCAGGGCGATGGCCGCATCGAGCGCGTGGTTCTCCTCGGCGCGATGGTTGACCATGCACCAATACAGGACGAAGTCCCGACGTGCGGAGGGCAGGGGGACATCCTTGATGACGACCACACGAGCGGAGTCGACATCGAGCTCGGACCACGAGAACCCGTTGGGCATGATGCGCACGGATGCCCGAGCTCGCGCCGGGTCGCGAGGGAATTGAAGCATCCGTGCACGAATGCCGTGCCCGTGACGCTTCGAGCCAGGAAGGCACACCTCCACCTGCCCAGGTGCGCGCAAAAAACACCACCCGGGCCTGGGTTGTGGTCTTGTGTCGTTTGGACCCAAGGAGTCCTTGCGTGTCACCTCTGAGAAACTGGCTCTGTCTCTGCTCCGTCTTCACGCTCCTGCTCGGGTCGCCCGAAGGCGCGCGCGCCCAGGTGGGTTCGTCGTATCCGTCGGAGCCGGCTCCGGCGCAGCCCTCGTATCCTCCGCAGGACACCGCGCCCTCGACGCCGCCGGAGCCGTCGCCGCTGCCGCCCGCGGACCCGTACGTCGATCCTCGGATGGCCCAGCCGCCGCCGTCGAACACCGTGCCGGCCTCTCCGGACCCGGCGGCGATGCCTCGGGTGGACAACCCTCCACAAACGTCCGACGTGCCCCGCGCGGAGGAGCCGGACCCACGCCGGGGGCAGTCGCCGCTGACGCAGGACGGTACGCCCGCTTCGCTGACGCCGTCGGCCTCGGCCACGCCGCCTCCGTATGTGGACAGCGGCGCCATCCTGGATGGACGTCAGCGCCTGGGGCCCTTCCTGTCGGGGCCGGGCAGCTTCCGGTTCATCGCGCACCACACCGCGCTGGGCGCGATGGGCGGCTTCTTCACGCAGGCGTTCGCCAACGACTTCAGCTTCGACCAGAGCTCGCGCGAGGCGATGCTGGCCGGCACGTTGATTGGCGCGGGCCTGGGCTTCGGCGCCTCCTCCTGGTGGCAATTCAACAACTGGGTGGACAAACCCATGTCGTCCTTCACCATCATCAACTCGGGGGTGGGCGGCGCGTTCATGGCCGGCTTCATGGACCTGTTCACTCAAGACGCGGGCGTGCTCACCTGGTCCGCGTTCCTGGGCGCGGAGCTGGGCGCGTGGCTGACGGCGGGGCTCGGCGGTGGGCAGCTCCCGCTGAACGACGGCCTGTTGATCTCCTCCGGCGCGGGGTGGGGCGCGGCCTACGCGGCGTTGCTGCTGGCCGTCATCCACTTCTCCGGAACGGACATCTCGTCGAAGACGTGGCGGGACGCGCTGCTGCTCGCGCCGGGCATCGGGGCGGGCGCGCTGGCGCTGGCCACCATGCGCTACAACCCGACGCCGTCGCAGATTCTCCGCGCGGACCTGTTCGGCGGGGGCGTGGGCGCGGCGGTGCTGCTCATCTCCGGTCTGGTGCTGGGCGGCTTCGACCAGTCCACGCCGTACGTGCTGTCCTTCCTCGGCTCCGCGGGCGCCATCACCACGGTGAGCCTGCTGTGGGAGGAGAGCGTGGACCGCTCCGCGCTGAAGTCCGCCAAGGACCGGCCCTACCGCAACGTCTGGTGGTAGACGGCCCGGAGGGCGGGCGAGCATGCGTCGTGGCACCGAGGAGAGGCAGGCACCACCTTTTCTCGCGACATGGCGCGCGTCCATCCCTTCACGGCCCTGCTGACCCCGCTGGCTCGGACCCTCGAGTCCAGCGGCTACGTGCCGCGCAGCAACGCGGTGCCCCAACCCTCCCACGTCCGGCCCCTGTTGGAGGCCGCCAACCCCTCGGCGGAGCTGCGACGCCAGCGGGAGTCGGGCACGTTGCTGCGCGACGCCCGGCCCGCGCTCTACGTGGTGGAGGTCCACAGCCCGGCGGGCAAGCTGGGCGGCCCCCCGGTCCGCTACCTGCTGTGCTCGCTGCGTCAGGACGCGGGCACCCCGCTGGAGGATGACCCGTACCGGCCTCGCGCCTGGGAGGCCGAGCCCGCCGTCACGCTCACCGCGGACGACCATGGTGTCTTCCGGGGGCTGCTGGCCGAGGCGAGCGAGCGCTCCACCCTGGTGTGGGAAGGCGACTACGACGGCCACCGGCTGTCGCTGCGCCGCATCGAGCCTTCACCTGTCTCCAAGCGCATCCAGGCGGTGCTGGACGAAGCCCCGATGCGGCCGCTCAGCGCGCTGTCCGAGGGCGGGCCCACGCTGGCCGCGGTGGTGCCGCTGTCGGACCCGGGCCTGGAGGTGCTCCCCATCCACCGCGCGCTCAAGGGCGTGGAGACGTTCAACGAGGAGACCTTCCTCACCCTCGTCACGGCGTACGCGCGGGTGTACGAGCTGGATGAACCGCTCGACACACCGCGAGGGCTCATCGCCGCGAGGGAGCGACTGGCGACGCTCATCACCGGGCACCACGCGGTGCTGCTGGTGTTGCCGGGCGGGCGGGGGCGCATCCTCCGCTTCCGGCAGGGGTTGGACCTGGCGCACCTGAAGGGCGCCCCGCGCAACCCGACGCTGCGCAGCCTGGACCTGGCCCTGCTCAACGCGCTGGTGTTGAGGACGGTGCTGGGTATCCGCGAGCCCGAGGCCGCGGGACATCCCCAGGTCTTCCCGGTGCAGGGGTTGGAGACGCTGGTGCAGGGGGTGGAGTCCGGCACGTTCCAGGTGGGGTTCGCGCTCAATCCGCCGCCCATCTGGGAGGTGCGTGCGGTGATGGAGGCCCAGGCCACGCTGCCGCCGAGGACGCTCCGCGTGGAGCCGTTGCCTCCGGCGGGCCTGCTGTTCCTCGACACGGAGGCCTAGTCCGCCCGCGTGTGTGAGGGCGGCCCGGTGTGAGCCGCCCTCACGGAGTTGTGCGCTACGGCGCTGTCCCGGTGGCCTGACCCGGGGCGGTGGCGTCCGGCGCGGCCGGGGTGGGCGCGGCGTCCGAGGCCTGCTGCACGGGCGACTCCATCGTCTGGCTCATGAACACGGCCGGGGCCTGGGAGATGAGTCGCTCCAGGTCCGCCTCCGCGCGGAGGGCCAGGGGGTGGCCGTGGTGCTCGTAGCAGCGGCGGCGCTCATCCAGCATCTTGCTGTCCCAGACCGTGAAGGGCTCGATGGGCTCCAGCACGGAGACGCACAGGCCCATCCAGTCCACGAGCTTCGCGAGCTCGACGCGGGTCTCCTCGCGCGCCACGGTCAGCGAATCCGCCGCGAACGGCTCGGCCAGCACGTCCACCAGCTTCCGGCCCAGGGCCTTGTCCGCTCGCGCGATGACGGCCAACTCCGGGAAGATGGAGGAGGTCACCTCGCGCGCTGGCCACGGATTCGTGCGCAGGGCGACGAGCCCGCGCTCGAACAGGGCGGCGGCCTCGGGCAGCTTGCGCTGTCGCATCCGCAGCACGCCTTCGAGCAGGTCCGCCTCCACGGGAAGCGTCGCGCGCAGGGGTTCGAGATACTTCAGGGCCTCCTCGTCACCGACACTCGCGAGCACCCGCGCCAGCACCAACTGCTCACGCGGGCCCACCGGCTCCCATCGCGCCTTCTTCCAATGCGCGTGGATGGCGCCAAGCTGCCCCTTGTTGAACGCGTCGATGATGGGAACCTGGCTCTTCACGATGGCGCGACTGGCCTCCTCGCGTGACAGCGGGATGGTGTACCAGGCGCGGTTGATGGCCACCCGGTCCCAATCCACCTGCCCCTTGATGTCCGGACGGCCCGTGCCCAGCACGTTCGTCATGGACCACAGCGTCTGGATGGAGAAGCCGGTGTCACGTCCCAGGCTGCGCGCGAAGGCGAACTCCATGAAGGAGACGTCGTCCGTGTTGATGAACTCCTGGCTCTCCTCCGCCACCTTGGCGGTGAAGGCGGGCCCGGCCACGAAGCGCGCGAGCACACCTTCCACCTCGTCCGTGCGCCAGGTGGCGCGCAGCGCGCTGCGGTAGGGCTCCTCGGCGATGCGGGTCCGCATCCTGTCGACGTCGTGGACCAGCGGCTTGCGCGTCGCGACGAGCAGCAGGTCTCCGGAGTGGACCTGCCACGTCTCCACGGCCTCGAACTCCGAGGCGAGCGTGGCATAGGCGCTCTGCACCGTGAGCGCGTCCACTTCATAGGCCTGGAGCCACTGGATGAAGATGCCGCCCTCGGCCAGGCGCTCCTTCACGGCCTGATAGAAGTCGCGCGTGAAGAGGCTGGAGATGCCCGCGCGGTAGGGGTTGGAGGGCTCCGAGAAGATGATGTCGTAGCGCTGTCGCGTGGTGAGCAGCACCTCGCGCGCGTCGGCGATGAACGTGTGGACCTTGGGGTTGTCCATCACCTTCTGGTTGACCACCTCGCAGCGCCGCGCGACGTCGAGGATGGCGGGTTCGATCTCCACCACGTCCACGCGCTCCATGCTCGGCACGGCGCCCATCCAGCCCGCGGTGCTGCCGGTCCCCAGGCCGATGATGAGCGAGTTGCGGGCCTCCTGGTGGAACAGCGCGCCCAGCAAGCCGCTCATCACCTGCGTCGGCGCATCTCCGATGGCGTTGCCGTCCGACTTGCCGTTGACGATGAAGGACAGCCCGTTGTCGGAGTTGAGCGCGACGCTGCTCTCGACGCCGTCCTTCTCCCAGACGACGCCGCGCGACTTGCTGCGCACCCACGCGTCGATGTGGTTGAGCGTCGGGTTGGTGAGCGCGGCGCGTCCAGCGCCCACGCTGCCGTGCCGCCACGCCGCGGTGGGGCCCTGGGTCGACAGCAGCAGCAGCGCGAGCACGGCGATGGCGCTGGGAACGAACAGCGCCGGCACCCGGCGCTCCAGCTTCAGCGACAGCGCCGCGGAGGCCAGGCCCAGCACGGCGAGGATGCCGGCGACGAGCTGCCAGGTGACGGGGGCCGTCAGCAGCGGAATCACGCCGAATCCGCCCGCGAGCGAGCCCACGATGGAGCCCACCG is a window of Myxococcus guangdongensis DNA encoding:
- a CDS encoding fused MFS/spermidine synthase — its product is MISRVSRVAPLLFGSGLCALVYQTVWLREFRLIFGASTAASAAVLAMFMAGLGLGGVLLGARADRNPRPLNYYANLELLIAVSAGLSPFLVELARAAYIGVGGTPSLGLVGGSVARLVLSTLVLAVPTVLMGGTLPAAARAVQSDEDPARRHLAILYGVNTLGAVTGATLSTFFMLEVYGNRTTLWIACLLNAAVAICARSVSRSMEPEPTAAKPQASTEPQSTEAQAGVPAPVTASVPVARATPTSLFALVAALLVGFSFLLMELVWYRMLGPILGGTTFTFGLILAVALLGIGLGGAAYSIVFRHRPATLSGFALTCAAEAAFIALPFALGDRLAVFAALLRPLGGVGFGGMMLGWALVGAVVILPAAFISGVQFPLLLALVGKGGQDVGRQVGQVYAWNTVGSIVGSLAGGFGVIPLLTAPVTWQLVAGILAVLGLASAALSLKLERRVPALFVPSAIAVLALLLLSTQGPTAAWRHGSVGAGRAALTNPTLNHIDAWVRSKSRGVVWEKDGVESSVALNSDNGLSFIVNGKSDGNAIGDAPTQVMSGLLGALFHQEARNSLIIGLGTGSTAGWMGAVPSMERVDVVEIEPAILDVARRCEVVNQKVMDNPKVHTFIADAREVLLTTRQRYDIIFSEPSNPYRAGISSLFTRDFYQAVKERLAEGGIFIQWLQAYEVDALTVQSAYATLASEFEAVETWQVHSGDLLLVATRKPLVHDVDRMRTRIAEEPYRSALRATWRTDEVEGVLARFVAGPAFTAKVAEESQEFINTDDVSFMEFAFARSLGRDTGFSIQTLWSMTNVLGTGRPDIKGQVDWDRVAINRAWYTIPLSREEASRAIVKSQVPIIDAFNKGQLGAIHAHWKKARWEPVGPREQLVLARVLASVGDEEALKYLEPLRATLPVEADLLEGVLRMRQRKLPEAAALFERGLVALRTNPWPAREVTSSIFPELAVIARADKALGRKLVDVLAEPFAADSLTVAREETRVELAKLVDWMGLCVSVLEPIEPFTVWDSKMLDERRRCYEHHGHPLALRAEADLERLISQAPAVFMSQTMESPVQQASDAAPTPAAPDATAPGQATGTAP
- a CDS encoding CheR family methyltransferase, coding for MLNVSNKVLQQLAALLLERVGLKITPDGFHSLRLALSTRMPVLGIEEPERYLQRLTGVGGEEELRSLLPLVTVGHTEFFRDAKQFRALEKSVLPDLLARARREMRKVSIWSAGCATGEEPYSMAMVLAELGALSVEVDLWATDLNLAAVEAARQGRFSTRRSISIQQERLARFFRPVEDGHEALPALREYIRFDGQNLAVPVFDKVALNSLDLILCRNVIIYFDLPTIRGLMDRFLSALRPGGLLFLGYSESLFKVYDRFEMIEVDGAFVYRRPPSDKGYRPPPLRIHPYPGASSEQQARASEPEPFSPAVYARPAVELAQGARPRASTADSAATRGAGALSSAFPAVRPLPAASTPAQASGAQPPATTKTHDLGRPRVTVELPAVSLADAVRTRPTVELPAVSAPARTVTGEIPAATAWPKLLPPAERLAMAVRKMTQGDFPAAIQGVQRLLVDEPSDLDALLTLGNLYSLTGRITEAREAFAQAIQREPLCVEARVFGGVAALQAGELREARSELGKALFLEPTLAIGHYLLAQVQERSQDAEAARRSYRNAIAQLRFPQRTLAGHYPEMLDSAEAISRAARYALAALEEQPPH
- a CDS encoding deoxyribodipyrimidine photo-lyase, whose amino-acid sequence is MPNGFSWSELDVDSARVVVIKDVPLPSARRDFVLYWCMVNHRAEENHALDAAIALGNQLGLPVVVYQALRPDYPHASDRLHAWALEGMADLASAFASRGLPYWLELPHTTKQHRPRLAELGKRAAAVVSDFFPTYIIPGHLRGAARALDVPLFAVDASCVVPMQRIATAQAGAYTLRPKLQKLWPEYLGRTLRSRPVKAAAAGRALEPDFELADAKQARQELSAFHIDHKVAALEERGGRKAALKTLEAFLHGKLEGYDTERNDPGRAHQSGLSPFFHWGNLFAGEAARAAIRARGTDHPAVRSFLEELLVRRELGFNFCFHTPEDRQLSVQSLPGWARETLSTHQKDAREHLYSLEQLEHARTADGLWNAAQRELLERGRIHNYLRMLWGKKILEWSATPDEGLKRIAHLNDKYAVDGRDPASVANFMWVLGLHDRPFQERKVLGKVRPMSSPRTAEKFNLAPYMTRWGRPGDPPVKLKRSRRVAE
- a CDS encoding DUF1015 family protein, whose amino-acid sequence is MARVHPFTALLTPLARTLESSGYVPRSNAVPQPSHVRPLLEAANPSAELRRQRESGTLLRDARPALYVVEVHSPAGKLGGPPVRYLLCSLRQDAGTPLEDDPYRPRAWEAEPAVTLTADDHGVFRGLLAEASERSTLVWEGDYDGHRLSLRRIEPSPVSKRIQAVLDEAPMRPLSALSEGGPTLAAVVPLSDPGLEVLPIHRALKGVETFNEETFLTLVTAYARVYELDEPLDTPRGLIAARERLATLITGHHAVLLVLPGGRGRILRFRQGLDLAHLKGAPRNPTLRSLDLALLNALVLRTVLGIREPEAAGHPQVFPVQGLETLVQGVESGTFQVGFALNPPPIWEVRAVMEAQATLPPRTLRVEPLPPAGLLFLDTEA
- a CDS encoding polyhydroxyalkanoic acid system family protein; this translates as MGTLKFDIPHSLPKDQVKQRVEELLRYWGGKYGVKADWQGEGAKIVGKVMGIQLDASFVITDKAVEGEGTDPGMLLRGQAKSYLQKKFGAVLDPSKSLDQVKTSLD